One Glycine max cultivar Williams 82 chromosome 3, Glycine_max_v4.0, whole genome shotgun sequence DNA window includes the following coding sequences:
- the LOC102667202 gene encoding uncharacterized protein translates to MSQDVHQPEVPRRHRPTASVRRQWVHVTEDVTQTLEDVPQLNEDVPHVSDATPEMTSATDAADAEGVASDGSLGSPATNEGFPSRPHDPLERPGLKLVSHGRKVDKFGRPAPEIEGMIAATGSSPLIRCSVITTDPGLISAFVERWHRETSTFHLLVGELTVTLDDVSSLLHLPITSALHAFEPLVTSDAVGLLTELLEVTPEEATAETRQASGPYVRLS, encoded by the exons ATGAGTCAAGATGTGCATCAGCCTGAAGTTCCTCGGCGTCATAGGCCTACTGCTTCAGTACGTAGGCAATGGGTTCATGTGACTGAGGACGTTACTCAGACACTTGAGGATGTGCCTCAATTGAATGAGGATGTTCCTCATGTGTCTGACGCTACTCCGGAGATGACAAGCGCCACCGATGCTGCGGATGCAGAGGGAGTGGCTAGTGATGGTAGCTTGGGTTCACCTGCTACTAATGAGGGATTCCCTAGTAGGCCACATGACCCATTG GAACGACCCGGTCTAAAGTTGGTCTCCCATGGTAGGAAAGTAGATAAATTTGGGAGACCAGCGCCTGAGATAGAAGGCATGATTGCAGCCACCGGATCGAGTCCACTGATCAGGTGCTCTGTAATCACCACTgatcctggacttatatccgcTTTCGTCGAGAGGTGGCATAGGGAGACCAGCACCTTCCACCTGCTAGTAGGAGAGTTGACGGTCACTCTAGATGACGTTTCGTCACTCCTACACCTTCCCATCACTAGCGCGCTGCATGCCTTCGAGCCGCTAGTTACTTCTGACGCGGTGGGGCTTTTGACGGAGCTGCTTGAGGTCACCCCTGAGGAAGCTACAGCTGAGACCCGTCAGGCTAGTGGGCCTTATGTTCGATTGTCCTAG